The Coffea arabica cultivar ET-39 chromosome 6e, Coffea Arabica ET-39 HiFi, whole genome shotgun sequence genome contains the following window.
TGGAGTCTGCTTGTCACTTGTTTTCCTCTGCATGAAGAGTACTTGAGATTTAAAACAGACGCACATATTCTGAGATGCAGCATggagcaaatatttgttttagtGTAGACGATGACTAGTGTGAGTCACATATTCCAAAAGCTAATTGGTATTCAACCTACATCAAAGAAGAGAGAAGCCCGCACAAAGATACATGATGGTAATTAACCAAAAAAGGATCCACTTTGGTTTTTACATTGCAACATGTCCAAATAGTGATCCTTTGCTCTATTTAATTTCGGTAATTTTTTAAAAGGCTTCGACCTCTTCCAATGTACAAAACGTACTCGTCTGCATAGAAGTTCCTTGTCCACATTTCGTATGCCCCGGCTCTTTCCAAACATTTTGGTAATACAATAGTTTGACAGAGAAATTAGTCGCATTTTTTAACAACTTCAAACCACCAAAATACACTTCAAACACATTTAATTTAAAACTTAAGCCATGAAGTGCAATCCCGAACAGAAAATAAAGCTTTAACTAAGTGTAGAACATTATTACATGAACTAGCCCAGGCCCCGATCCAAAGTTGATTTAAAAACATAGTAATGGACACATAATGAACTGGTTAGACTTTTGGACCTATACCACTCAGGTATGGGTGTAGCTAAAAGTAAGAAGACCCGAATCAATCTATCACTCAAGCGTATTTGGGCCTGGCTAAAGGAAAGAAGACCTGAAAAACAATCTATCACTCGAGTATATTAGAGTCCGGCTAAAACCTAAAAGTAAGAACATGCGAACCAAACAATATAGATTTTGTAGCTCTATTGCTAATTATTAATCTCCATGAGatacaatataataaaaaagaaaagctaaAGTATCACAACtaacaaaaaagttaaataTAAGTTGGAGTTTcactcaaaaaaagaaaaatcccaTCTCAAATAGCGAGTAATAAAGAAGAAGCAGAAATAAGAAAACCATGTTTACCTTTTTATTGTTGGAGGTTGCTTTCTCAGGATCAGGAGTGGCACCATACTCATTGCCCTCAGATCCGAGCTCCGTGAACTCTTCCAAAGAGGCATCACCCTCTGCATCAATGCGTATGCCCTTTGTTCCAGCTTTCTTTTTCTGTCTTTCTCTAGCCTGACAAGTGGAACACAGAACAAGTGTTCAACTAACTCTACACATAATTCAAATGCAAAGGAACCTCATGTCTAataatcaatcaaatcaagaGCTATGAAAAGCAAATGATGCACAGCTTCACTCAGAATGAACCTGTAATGGGATCTCTTTAAGTTTCTGCTCCAAATGAGGGTCATCAATCAGCAAGGATACAACATCTTCCGGAGCCAAAAGGTCACCTTGCACATGACCACCAGTCATGACAAGCTGCTGCACAGTACTTTTCTGACTAGCTCTCTGTAAAATTTTCTCCTCGACTGTCTCTTTACATATCAACCGATAGACTGTAACCTAGTTGAAACGAATCACTTACACAATAAGAATCTTTAACAAAACATAGAACATGTAAAGCCATGAGAAGTAGAATAAAGGATGAACACTATTACcaatcaataatacaattttttaaaatatcaatTAATCAAGAAGTTCATTGCGGAtgtaaagaaaatacaagaagatTTCAACAAGATTTGAAAATAATAGAAATAGGATGTATCCCGGTAAAATGGAATGTTTAAAAGACtattttccatcttaaaaagaTCTACATGACTCCATTTGTTAGAAAGCAGATGTAATCAAACTTATGCACACACAACACATAAATGTCATATAAATTAATAGAAAGATTTATTCGAGAAAAAATCTTAACAGTTACATCCAACCACAAACTACACGCAAGTTAACCTTACACGTGCATCAAGTATAAAAGTCgggtttttaaatttttttttagcaagCAAAAAAGCAAAATCTTTTCATATAATGTTCTCAGAAAACAGCTTCCATCAAGATATCACACAGTTGCTCCTCCTTGGTTTTTGGTTGCTGAAACAGTATGTCATGATCAGGAGATCATTTATTTTCCCTGGACAAATGTATAATGGAGAAATAAATGTGACGGGAGACTAACATTCTTAGTCTGACCCAACCGATGAGCTCTATCCATTGCTTGCAGATCCAAGGTTGGATTCCAATCACTCTCATAAAATATCACAGTATCAGCAGCTGTCAAGTTGATACCCAGCCCACCAGCTCTTGTACTCAGCAAAAACACAAAGATATCATTCCTACAATAGGATAGTAAGGTTTTGGTCTCCAATCACAGGGTTTTCACATGAAAGAAGACAGACGAATCTTATGACTTGATTAGCACATACCGATGCTGAAAGTCCCTAACCATGTCTCGTCTGTCCATAATTGTGGAGGAGCCATCAAGCCTTAGATATTTGTACTTCCTATAGTTCATGTAGTCCtgcaaaattggtaaaaatcaaCACCAAAATTTACACAATCAATGTCCAGTCCCACCTCTAATTCTTTAATAAGCAGATAAAGACTTCTAATAAAGAATGATACAGACTGTCATTTTACTTCTGTAACCTATTTATCAACATGATAATAAAACCTTCACTAGTAAAAAATGGACTTGATGCAACCCTTTGAAAGCCAAAAATTTGATTGGGCAGAGAAAAAGATTAGTAATGCTAatagaaaaagcattcaaaactAATCCTGTCCAGTAAACAGGCCTACGTAATACAACATTCTACTTTGCGGATATACACTGTTGGCAATATTTATCCTTGCACTTATGACTGCTAGTATTAAGTTCCGTTAGGATTAAGTAAAATGGGTATGACAAACGTGGGCATCCTTTATGAGAACTAACCAATTCAGAGAAAACCCTTTTGGCCCTGATATTTTTGCTAGCCAGAAGTTAAAATCCTTCCTCAAAGGACTGTCAGGAAAAGTTGCAACCCAGAATTGTGTGCTATAAGTCATACACGGTTTCTACAGCGTTCAACTCCTAGGAGGTAACTAGATGAATTGCCTTTTCTTCTTATCTATTTCCtataaacaacaacaacaacaaacagggttaaataaaattacaaggtgctgccaaaaaaaaaaatctcctcaCTTGAAACAAGTCATAATCTCAAAAATCATCAACTGATATCACGTCAGGTAATGCAGCCCAGAGATCAAGCAAGCAAACCATGCAGAGAGTTCTAGCATCACATGCACAATACAAATCTGAAATATGTGATAATTTGAACAAAAAATAGAATGGAGATTAAATTACCTCAAGGATATTCAACATTTTTGTCATTTGTGCAAAAAGAAGCACACGATGATTTTCAGCACGCAAGCGTTTCAGTAATATATCCAAGGTTTGAAGCTTTCCAGAGTCCTGAGAGATTTAAAAACATAAATGTTAAAGAgatgaaaataaattttacctGCCCCTTTTTAAAAGGATATTTATATCCTAAAAGAAGTGTGCTAATAGAGAGATTTTGTCATACTGTTAGCATCTTAGCAGGGTCAAAGGGCTGCATTGGTGGACAGGAACCAAAGATCTTGTATGTCAGCTGTAGGGCAGGCTGTGAAACAGGTAGATCAGAATCAATTTCTTCAATCAAAGGGTGAGGAGTATTTGGCTTCCTAGGGCCGTTAGAATCTGATGTGCGtgcaaaaccaactaacaatcTTTTGACCCATGGATGATGCAGTTCTTCTAGCATTTTGTAAGCAAAATGTCTGTCGGCGCAATGGGCACTTATCTAACAAAAGCAAGGAAGATACACAAAGATGTGTTAGATTGAATTTCAACTCAATGTAATGATAAATTCGACCAATATATAACGTAGCACTTACAGGAGGAGCTCTGGTTCTTGGGATATAAGAGTATGTTGAATGTAAAAGCTTGATATTGGATAGAAGCCGATCCTGATGAGGCATGACTAGAGACTCAAATGGAGCATCCTCAGGACCAGTTGCATGTCTTCTCAGCAGAGTTGTATCTGATTTAGGTGGCAACAATAACATTCGTGTGACTGCTCTTACTTTTTCCCTCCCAATTTGATTGAGTTCAAAATCATCCTCCTCAGTCTCCATAAGCAGGTCTAAGATTCCATCTATAAATTGCCTATCCCATCTCATTATTGAAAACAACAATCTTTCAACAGAAGTACCAGTTGCCAATAGTGACAATTCTGAAGGTGCTAGATCAGCCAAACTGGCAAATCCAAAAGTTCCATTATGTACAAAAGAACCATCAAGGTTCTTATCCATTTGGAGCATAGatctatatatattttcaggGGCAAATATGTTAAAATATTTCTCAAACAATTCCTTGGTAAAACCTTGACCTAAAGCTGAGAAACATGTGTTAGATTGTCGGACAACTTCCTGGTAGATCAATTTTGGTATCTGAAGAGAATTCAAAAGACAATCTAGTCAGGACTGCACATTAGGAAGGTATGAAAATCTTGAGTACATTAGTGAACAATACAGAAATATAACATGAAAAGAATAATGAACTATACATAAATCTCTCACTAATCATAAATCTCTCTAATGAACTATacataaaaaaataatgaaCTATACATAAATCTCTCTCTAATCAAATGCAAGAACACCAAGCACAATTAGAGGCATATTTTCAATCAACATTACATAATTTGAGTACACAAAATGCACAACCCTTTCACTGAGAGGACGTTCCTTTAGGAAACAGAAAAAACTAAATTCCTCTCATCTATCTGCGACCTCATCTTTCCTTCTTTCCTTCTCTCTTTCGTTGggttttcattgtttttctttatGGGCAAGGGAGAAGGGGAGAATAGAGGAGGGATTCTGGGACAGTAACTTGAAATGGACGATTACCAGCAACAGTTAAAGCATCCAACCCATAACGCAATGAAAATCAGGTGATTCCATGAAAAATACGTAAAATCAGCCTCTAAACCAATGACATGTTAAAATCAGGGTCCAGACTAGGGTCAGTTATCTATCACATTACAGGTTTAGCACCTGTTATTATCTTATAAAGTACAATATATATGTCCACTATCATGACGAACGACTAAAAAAGCATTAAGCCTGTAAGCAACAGTTCTCTAATACAATTAGCTCTAAAAATGCATTAAGCCTGTAAGCAACAGTTCTCTAATACAATTAGCTCACATgggatttgaaaagaagaatctaaaccaggaaaaacaaaaacaaaaaaataataataaaaccaaGTTACTTCATATTTAGTAAATACCTCGTATGTAATTGGATTGCAACCACCAGAATAGTATATGTCCTCCAACTCCCCAAAAGGTGGGGGAAGAAGAGAATTTGGAACATCTCCAAAGTAAAAATACGTACTACCCTCATTTCTCTCAAACAACTCTGGATGGTTGCACACCTGCCATTGTAAAGAAAAGGAGGCCAATTCTCAAAATTCACGAGAGTTACATCAAGTTTAATAAATAAGTTTCAACTAAAAACCCTTAATACAACAAAAAACAACATAGTGCTCCAAGCCAGAACCATATTACCTTTCTTAACTGGATGACGATATTCATCAAGTTCAGAATTTTTTTCTCGTTTAGATGTCCACGACTGCCATCAAACAACTCAGCTAGGGATATCTTATTCTTTATAGCTTGATAAAATGCTTGCTGGCGAGAACTCAATTTACAATGCACAGTTATTTCTGTTTTGCCAGTAAGTTCACTAATCACATCCTTCTTAACCCGCCGTAGCATGAAAGGCTTTAAAATAGCATGCTGTTCACAAAGAACATGACAAGAAGAATAAGAGCCAAAGAAAGATAAACCAAGCAACCACAGATTAATCAAGTCAAAGCAACTCATACACAAAAGCATGTTTACATATTTAAACCAGAAAAGTCCTTAACAAGAAAAAGATTCAATATGCGGGTCATTAAAGCACAATTccaaaataaacataaaaaaggTTCACTTGAAAATATGATGTCAAGTTTATTTGATTTAGTAGTAGCTTTACATCAATGGCAACATGACAATCAAACAGAATGCAAGAAAAGCTTTGGAGACCATTCACCAACAAGAGTGTTAATCAGGAATGGAAAGCAGAATCACAGTATTGGATAGGACAGAAACTAATGTGGAAAGAGGGCATCTCATTCACACAGTTCAATACTGAAAAAAATAGATGCAATGCATGTGCCTCACAAGACACAGACCCCATTTGGTACAGAGACATATTCCTCATAGACTTGGTAGTTGGAGAAATAAAAGTATAAGCTCTTTAGATTGCTGTTGCATCAATCAGGCTTAGAATGATTTTGCATATGTTTGAACACTCACCAATCTATTAAGCTGATGCTCGTTCAATGTCCCACCATGCTCTGCATGATTTTCTATTCTGGTCATACATGACAAAGATCAATTAAGACAAGATTCTGTTGCTACATAACTTGATTATACAGGCACAGGAAACATGTAAGGAATCATACCCCTTTGAAAACCACTCATTAAATTGTTCATGGCTATCAAACAAGGTTGGCATGATAAAATGAAGGAGAGCCCATAGCTCGGCCATGTTATTTTGAATTGGAGTACCAGTCAAAAGCAGGCGGTTTCTACAATTAAAACTGAGAAGCGTCTTCCATCTTATACTGCCAAGTCAAATATCAACATGATTAGATGAGGTCTTTTTTGGACCCACCCCCCAATCCTGCCAATACTAATATAGCaataaacaaaacaaccatTAAAATTTGTATATTCGCAATAGAGATAGCAAGGCTATTTGtgaaaatcattaaaagcatcAAAGACGGACTATTGCGAATAACAGCTCCTATCTGTTGTCATAGCATACTCAAAATATCAAAGGGCTTTCCCTGCTCTTGCTCTTTTTCTTCCTATGTTTGTATGTCTGTATGTAGAGTACTTTTCAAACCTGTTAGAACTTTTGATTGCCTGAGCCTCATCCAACACCATATATTGCCATTTTACACGTCGGAAGTACTTTTCATCAGAAACTAGGAGTTGATAGCTCGTAATGAGAATGTGAAATCCAGCATCCCTGTTTTAAAATGTCAAGAATCAGTATAAAAAGAGAAAATGGAGATAGTAATCTGCAGGTGTCATATAGCACGAGTTACTTCCAGCTTTGAAACTAGGAGCTTCATGGTCTATGAATGGTGAATGCTTCAGAACATGTGAACCTTTAAGTGTTACTAATGTTTGCCATTTTTGCTTTATGGTTCTCCCTTTTCTGTTAATTGTTATGCCATAGTAGTATGCACTTTCAATGTTTGCTGCCTTGCATACTTTTTTCCattaaagtttttaaatcaATTGAAATATCTGTTAATTTAGATGTTTGCATGCAAGTGAAAATACTGTTAATTCATATAGTTGCACTCTTATTCACAAAAGTGTGTGGTTCACTTCAAGAAACTATGCATTCCACCCTCTCCTGAAGCCTTGAAGGTTCTTGCACAATTCAGTGGACCATCTGCCAGATCCGATCGTGCTTGATCTTACTCTCTCTTTAACCAATCAGTCTTTTGGTCCTTTATGGCCTAAGCATAAAGCAACTAATCCAGTCTTCAAATGGACATCATTGACAGTAATCTACAATTAGCCATGATCATTCATTCCATTCAGAGTAAGGTTCTACCAACAGTCAGGACTATAGGACTTTCTCTTGAATTCAGAGTTACATGTACCCAAAGAAGTCAATTCTTCATTCAAACATCACTTCTGGATTAAAGATTTCATAAAGGACAAAAGCTATATAAAATAACTATTGTCAATGAAACATTACCGCCGATAAAGCCGCTTTGGATTGATGTTCTTCCTAAGTACCATTCGCTCTTGAAGTCCACCCCAATATGGAAGAGTTTTTAGATCAGGGCAAAAACGTCCAATTTCATCAGCCCAATTATTCAAGACAGAAGCTGGCGCAACAACCAGAAAAGGTCCCCAGATATTCTTTTCCTGTAGAACATGAACAATTTGAGTAAAACATTCCATGTTGACagatattaaaaataaataaataaataataaatttaaaaaaaaaaaaaaggaaaaagaaagaggaagaagaatatATCTTACTTCAGCCAAATGAGCCAAGAAAGCCATGGCTTGAATTGTTTTTCCTAAGCCCATCTCATCAGCAAGAATACCGTTTAAACCCTGTGACATATGAGTCAACTTTCTACAACCAAAACCTCAAAATTTGAAGCAATACTACCAAAACTGCAAGAGTTATCTTCTCACCTGCTCATAACAATTTACAAGCCACTGGAGGCCTTTGAGCTGATATTCTTTGAGTGAACCTTTGAACAGCTCTGGTGTGTTCACAGTTGAAGCTACAGGCATTGTTGATCTAAAATAAATTCACAAAGAGAATTTCAGAACTTAACAAAGAGAAGTTTGCGATCAAACAAGATgaaattttgtccttttacCTGCCCATATCAGACAGGGTAAGAAATTGGCCCACAAATACACAAAATATAAATCATACAACAGTGCTGAAACTTACGGGTGCAATAAATCTATGTTAGCAGACACCGTATCCGATCCATCTTGCAGAGGTGCATCAATATCAGCGGCTTGCCGCAGCTTCAGACATTCATTGTCGAATGCAAATGTCATCTTTTTTTGCTTTGAAACTGCATCCTGAGCAGCTTTCAGAGCCTCTTTCCTCAGTTCAGCATCTTCAGGGTCCTCTTCTTCATCAAGCTTTGCTTCTGAAGAAGTCAGCATTTCCTGATCATCTGATTCTTCTTCACCAGTAGCCAAGGCCTCAGTTGGTTGTGAAGATGGCTTGTTTTGCATGAAGTGACTGTAAAGTTCAGTTTGTGAAAGCAGAAAATTGAGCCGCTGCTGTTGCCTCTTAGCTTCACGTAGTTCTTGTTCACGTTTTAAAGCTTCTGCagcttctttttcctcccttttcctAACTTCAGCCTATGGAAAAGAATTTTGGGTCAGAAAACTAAGCCTAAACACTGGTCAAGATATTTTCAGAGAAGTAAGAC
Protein-coding sequences here:
- the LOC113695483 gene encoding chromatin-remodeling ATPase INO80, translated to MDSNRRFSYSNLFNLEPLMNFKLPQPDDDFDYYGNGSSQDESRGSQGGAMGEHSNGVMSRRELKKKRRSGYSSDDEDGSYSNHISEEQYRTMLGEHIQKYKRRLKNTSPSPASMRTAVPVVKSSLGLNNQKLPNHQLGGLHRFESTSDFLNVNHSQKFGNFHGSDFTPKYGADRLVSEPGYLDIGDGISYRIPLPYEKLAASLNLPSVSDIRVEEFYLKGTLDLGSLAAMMASEKRFGLRSQAGMGDPKPLYESLQARLQAQPANTSAQKFSLQVSDAALAASSIPEGSAGSIRRSILSEGGVLQVYYVKVLEKGDTYEIIERSLPKKPKVTKDPSVIEKEEKERIGKYWVNIVRKDIPKHQRNFSNFHKKQITDAKRFAEVCQREVKMKVSRSLKLMRGAGLRTRKLARDMLVFWKRVDREMAEVRKREEKEAAEALKREQELREAKRQQQRLNFLLSQTELYSHFMQNKPSSQPTEALATGEEESDDQEMLTSSEAKLDEEEDPEDAELRKEALKAAQDAVSKQKKMTFAFDNECLKLRQAADIDAPLQDGSDTVSANIDLLHPSTMPVASTVNTPELFKGSLKEYQLKGLQWLVNCYEQGLNGILADEMGLGKTIQAMAFLAHLAEEKNIWGPFLVVAPASVLNNWADEIGRFCPDLKTLPYWGGLQERMVLRKNINPKRLYRRDAGFHILITSYQLLVSDEKYFRRVKWQYMVLDEAQAIKSSNSIRWKTLLSFNCRNRLLLTGTPIQNNMAELWALLHFIMPTLFDSHEQFNEWFSKGIENHAEHGGTLNEHQLNRLHAILKPFMLRRVKKDVISELTGKTEITVHCKLSSRQQAFYQAIKNKISLAELFDGSRGHLNEKKILNLMNIVIQLRKVCNHPELFERNEGSTYFYFGDVPNSLLPPPFGELEDIYYSGGCNPITYEIPKLIYQEVVRQSNTCFSALGQGFTKELFEKYFNIFAPENIYRSMLQMDKNLDGSFVHNGTFGFASLADLAPSELSLLATGTSVERLLFSIMRWDRQFIDGILDLLMETEEDDFELNQIGREKVRAVTRMLLLPPKSDTTLLRRHATGPEDAPFESLVMPHQDRLLSNIKLLHSTYSYIPRTRAPPISAHCADRHFAYKMLEELHHPWVKRLLVGFARTSDSNGPRKPNTPHPLIEEIDSDLPVSQPALQLTYKIFGSCPPMQPFDPAKMLTDSGKLQTLDILLKRLRAENHRVLLFAQMTKMLNILEDYMNYRKYKYLRLDGSSTIMDRRDMVRDFQHRNDIFVFLLSTRAGGLGINLTAADTVIFYESDWNPTLDLQAMDRAHRLGQTKNVTVYRLICKETVEEKILQRASQKSTVQQLVMTGGHVQGDLLAPEDVVSLLIDDPHLEQKLKEIPLQARERQKKKAGTKGIRIDAEGDASLEEFTELGSEGNEYGATPDPEKATSNNKKRKTSDKQTPKSRSVKGSSPPNSASADYEFDDLEVNTEVHHQRPKRLKRPTKSVNENLEPAFTASPNVVQEADQNLPVSELNSGGYNHLLTGQ